From Dermochelys coriacea isolate rDerCor1 chromosome 8, rDerCor1.pri.v4, whole genome shotgun sequence, the proteins below share one genomic window:
- the LOC119860510 gene encoding elongation factor 2-like, producing the protein MKARPFPDGLAEDIDKCDVSSRQELKQRACYLVAKYEWDVTEACKIWCFGPDGTGPNILTDITKGVQYLNEIKDSVVAGFQWATKEGALCEENMRGVRFDMHDVTLHTDAIHCGGGQIIPIARRCLYACELTA; encoded by the coding sequence ATGAAGGCCCGACCTTTCCCAGATGGATTGGCTGAGGATATCGACAAATGCGACGTCTCTTCCCGTCAGGAGCTGAAGCAGCGTGCATGCTACCTAGTTGCGAAGTATGAGTGGGATGTCACTGAAGCCTGTAAAATCTGGTGCTTTGGTCCAGATGGCACTGGTCCCAACATCCTGACGGATATCACCAAGGGAGTGCAGTACCTGAATGAAATCAAGGACAGTGTTGTGGCTGGCTTCCAGTGGGCTACTAAGGAGGGAGCTCTCTGTGAGGAAAACATGCGTGGAGTCCGCTTTGATATGCATGACGTGACCCTGCACACTGATGCCATTCACTGTGGCGGTGGGCAGATTATCCCCATTGCTAGGAGGTGCCTGTATGCCTGTGAGCTCACTGCTTAG